Proteins from a single region of Candidatus Cloacimonadota bacterium:
- a CDS encoding DUF6508 domain-containing protein translates to MHQYDKVLSYIDYFSTGRDEVGTWVYKPQVFPYVNYSPEMSSFIHEVYETDLMDTEYLPYLESHLPRDANLADYIENADFRLLRAIFTVISKESTDIIYCLFHVSLTAVYSIFSSICKVDFCQLQKMSHLYAS, encoded by the coding sequence ATGCATCAATATGACAAGGTTCTAAGCTACATCGACTACTTCTCCACTGGCAGAGATGAAGTGGGAACCTGGGTGTACAAGCCACAAGTTTTCCCATACGTGAACTACTCACCAGAGATGTCTTCATTTATCCATGAAGTTTATGAAACTGACCTCATGGATACAGAATATCTGCCATATCTGGAAAGCCATCTCCCTCGTGATGCAAACTTAGCTGATTACATAGAGAATGCAGATTTCCGACTGCTTAGAGCCATTTTTACAGTTATCAGCAAAGAGTCTACGGATATCATCTATTGCCTGTTTCACGTATCCCTCACAGCGGTATATTCTATTTTTTCAAGCATATGCAAGGTTGATTTTTGTCAACTCCAAAAAATGTCTCATCTTTATGCATCCTGA